Proteins from one Streptomyces sp. NBC_00390 genomic window:
- a CDS encoding HAD family hydrolase: protein MAYREATPRLHLFDMDGTLIQGSAAAVEISRQLGMLEEIAALERRFGARRIGPPEYAVAVHALWRDLTEAHVAAAFAAAPWLAGIREVWREIRERGDYCAVISLSPSFFVERLLNWGVHAAHGSRFPDLPFSRPVDPAGILSAAAKVKIANRLCAEFGVGLDACVAYGDSMSDAEIFATVPVTVAVNADRHLAGLATHSYTGGDLREAYELVGNPG, encoded by the coding sequence ATGGCATACAGAGAAGCCACGCCAAGGCTCCATCTCTTCGATATGGACGGCACGCTGATCCAGGGATCGGCGGCGGCCGTGGAGATTTCCCGGCAGCTCGGGATGCTCGAGGAGATCGCCGCACTGGAGCGGCGGTTCGGTGCCCGGAGGATCGGCCCGCCGGAGTATGCCGTGGCTGTGCACGCCCTGTGGCGGGACCTGACCGAGGCGCATGTGGCCGCCGCGTTCGCGGCCGCTCCGTGGCTGGCAGGCATCCGGGAGGTGTGGCGGGAGATCCGTGAGCGTGGCGACTACTGCGCCGTAATTTCGCTCTCGCCCTCCTTCTTCGTGGAACGACTGCTGAACTGGGGAGTTCACGCGGCCCACGGGTCGCGCTTTCCGGATCTTCCGTTCAGCCGGCCTGTGGATCCAGCGGGGATTCTCAGTGCAGCGGCAAAGGTGAAGATCGCGAACCGCCTCTGTGCAGAGTTCGGGGTGGGTCTGGACGCATGTGTTGCATATGGTGATTCCATGTCGGACGCGGAGATCTTCGCGACGGTGCCCGTGACGGTAGCGGTGAATGCGGATCGCCATCTGGCGGGCCTGGCTACGCACAGCTATACGGGGGGCGATCTTCGCGAGGCCTATGAACTAGTGGGAAACCCCGGCTAG
- a CDS encoding globin domain-containing protein — protein MFEARQTMDAPTTTSANNGTSGDDGAGGWFAPRKQPGRGRPPESAQQADADGPERIVAPSRSFAAIRPVGSGASRAAEGHAAARAPGGHTAYEAAPRQEPAPEAEAVAHTEPAPAASSAFALPPADASPDAILIRRTMAEIAPVADKVTSYFYALLFVRHPELRDLFPVAMDAQRDRLLKALLTAADHMDNAAVLTDYLQHLGRGHRKYGTQPGHYPAVGEALIGALARYATATWDAETEAAWVRTYTTISQIMIDAASENERHAPAWWHAEVVSHDLRTPDIAIVTVRPDQPYAFLAGQYTSLETPWWPRIWRHYSFAGAPRADGLLSFHVKAVPAGWVSNALVHHARPGDVLRLGPPAGSMTVDHSTDNGLLCLGGGTGIAPIKALVEDVAKHGERRPVEVFYGARTDYDLYDIDTMLRLQQTHPWLSVRPVVDDRAQFPDAVREFGRNGPWNGYDAYLSGPPGMIRSGVHALRGIGIPYDRIRHDSLEELVAAGD, from the coding sequence ATGTTCGAGGCGAGGCAGACAATGGACGCTCCGACCACCACGTCGGCCAACAACGGCACTTCAGGGGATGACGGCGCGGGTGGATGGTTCGCCCCTCGGAAGCAGCCGGGCCGGGGCCGGCCGCCGGAAAGCGCACAGCAGGCGGATGCCGATGGTCCGGAGCGAATAGTCGCCCCGAGCCGTTCGTTCGCCGCCATTCGACCGGTGGGCTCCGGTGCGTCCCGCGCCGCGGAAGGCCACGCCGCTGCCCGCGCTCCCGGTGGGCACACCGCGTACGAGGCGGCGCCGCGCCAAGAACCGGCACCCGAAGCAGAGGCGGTGGCGCATACGGAGCCGGCTCCAGCGGCCTCCTCGGCTTTCGCGCTGCCCCCTGCCGACGCCTCGCCGGATGCGATCCTCATCCGCCGCACGATGGCGGAGATCGCTCCCGTCGCTGACAAGGTCACGTCGTACTTCTACGCACTTCTCTTCGTGCGCCACCCCGAACTGCGCGACCTCTTTCCCGTCGCGATGGACGCCCAGCGCGACCGCCTCCTCAAGGCGCTGCTGACAGCGGCCGATCACATGGACAACGCCGCAGTGCTGACCGACTATCTGCAGCACCTGGGCCGCGGCCATCGCAAGTACGGCACGCAGCCCGGGCACTACCCGGCCGTTGGTGAAGCCCTGATCGGGGCACTGGCCCGGTATGCGACGGCCACCTGGGACGCGGAGACCGAGGCCGCGTGGGTGCGCACCTACACCACGATCTCGCAGATCATGATCGACGCGGCGTCGGAGAACGAGCGGCATGCGCCTGCCTGGTGGCACGCCGAGGTGGTGTCGCATGATCTGCGTACCCCCGACATAGCGATCGTCACCGTGCGCCCCGACCAGCCGTACGCGTTCCTGGCCGGTCAGTACACGAGTCTGGAGACGCCCTGGTGGCCGCGGATCTGGCGGCACTACTCCTTCGCCGGAGCGCCCCGGGCCGACGGACTGCTGTCCTTCCACGTCAAGGCTGTTCCGGCCGGCTGGGTCTCCAATGCGCTGGTGCACCATGCCCGCCCCGGTGACGTACTGCGGCTGGGACCGCCCGCCGGTTCCATGACGGTCGACCACAGCACCGACAACGGACTGCTGTGCCTCGGCGGCGGCACCGGCATCGCGCCCATCAAGGCACTGGTGGAAGACGTCGCGAAGCACGGCGAGCGGCGGCCGGTGGAGGTGTTCTACGGGGCGCGCACCGATTACGACCTGTACGACATCGACACCATGCTGCGGCTCCAGCAGACCCATCCATGGCTGTCGGTGCGGCCGGTGGTGGACGACCGTGCGCAGTTCCCGGACGCCGTAAGGGAGTTCGGCCGCAACGGACCCTGGAACGGGTACGACGCCTATCTCTCCGGACCGCCGGGGATGATCCGCAGCGGTGTCCATGCGCTGCGCGGCATCGGGATCCCCTACGACCGCATCCGCCATGACTCGCTCGAAGAGCTCGTGGCGGCCGGCGACTAG